The following are encoded together in the Solenopsis invicta isolate M01_SB chromosome 14, UNIL_Sinv_3.0, whole genome shotgun sequence genome:
- the LOC113003753 gene encoding uncharacterized protein LOC113003753 isoform X1, whose product MLPPIPKLNESKSTRPLCNKMDKMDINVSHEILQNKNTECRNIGIKLLKDNTEKHKSKSATTALEEIYSLKKFSSAKGCKMKSKTNHKCAYSSDGEVTLESLADAICHLNAEILSYKLILRKIDKNIESFLKCEILTKSHDKPTDNVPPSVHILNEFPIRNTNDLKTMERKLKKDETFYSAVVDALHSEIKGASIQKVVNSVLRIILDDKMASSFNWKGQRGTKLKLSNRRISKLMIEAVGKEFPSINETIFGRKAGPWLAQATFRIKNRHTFKEAPDDNSSESNSSKSNSSKSDVSEDEDNEHQQ is encoded by the exons ATGTTACCACCAATTCCAAAATTGAATGAGAGTAAGTCGACGCGGCCATTATGTAACAAAATGGATAAAATG GACATAAATGTTTCTCATGAAATATTGCAAAACAAAAATACCGAATGTAGGAATATTGGAATAAAACTTTTGAAAGATAATACAGAGAAGCACAAATCAAAGTCAGCAACCACTGCTTTAGAAGAAATATACagtcttaaaaaattttccagtGCAAAAGGATGTAAAATGAAGTCAAAAACAAATCATAAATGTGCTTACTCCTCTGATGGAGAGGTCACATTGGAATCTCTTGCAGATGCAATTTGTCATCTTAATG ctgaaatattatcatataaattgattttgcgcaaaattgataaaaacataGAAAGTTTTTTGAAATGTGAAATACTGACTAAAAGCCATGACAAACCAACTGACAATGTTCCTCCTAGCGTGCATATTCTTAATGAATTTCCAATAAGAAATACAAATGATTTAAAAACGATGGagcgaaaattaaaaaaagatgaaacttTTTATTCTGCAGTG gtTGACGCTTTACATTCAGAAATTAAAGGAGCATCTATTCAAAAAGTGGTAAATTCCGTGCTCCGGATTATTTTAGATGATAAAATGGCAAGTTCTTTTAATTGGAAAGGTCAACGAGGaacaaaactaaaattatcAAATCGCCGGATAAGCAAGTTAATGATTg aAGCAGTTGGTAAGGAATTTCCATCAATAAACGAAACCATATTTGGTAGAAAAGCAGGACCTTGGCTGGCCCAAGCCACTTTTCGTATAAAAAA CAGACACACGTTTAAAGAAGCTCCAGATGACAATAGCTCCGAGAGTAATTCTTCCAAGAGTAATTCCTCCAAGAGTGATGTAAGTGAGGACGAGGATAATGAGCATcaacaataa
- the LOC113003753 gene encoding uncharacterized protein LOC113003753 isoform X2 has product MLPPIPKLNESKSTRPLCNKMDKMDINVSHEILQNKNTECRNIGIKLLKDNTEKHKSKSATTALEEIYSLKKFSSAKGCKMKSKTNHKCAYSSDGEVTLESLADAICHLNAEILSYKLILRKIDKNIESFLKCEILTKSHDKPTDNVPPSVHILNEFPIRNTNDLKTMERKLKKDETFYSAVVDALHSEIKGASIQKVVNSVLRIILDDKMASSFNWKGQRGTKLKLSNRRISKLMIAVGKEFPSINETIFGRKAGPWLAQATFRIKNRHTFKEAPDDNSSESNSSKSNSSKSDVSEDEDNEHQQ; this is encoded by the exons ATGTTACCACCAATTCCAAAATTGAATGAGAGTAAGTCGACGCGGCCATTATGTAACAAAATGGATAAAATG GACATAAATGTTTCTCATGAAATATTGCAAAACAAAAATACCGAATGTAGGAATATTGGAATAAAACTTTTGAAAGATAATACAGAGAAGCACAAATCAAAGTCAGCAACCACTGCTTTAGAAGAAATATACagtcttaaaaaattttccagtGCAAAAGGATGTAAAATGAAGTCAAAAACAAATCATAAATGTGCTTACTCCTCTGATGGAGAGGTCACATTGGAATCTCTTGCAGATGCAATTTGTCATCTTAATG ctgaaatattatcatataaattgattttgcgcaaaattgataaaaacataGAAAGTTTTTTGAAATGTGAAATACTGACTAAAAGCCATGACAAACCAACTGACAATGTTCCTCCTAGCGTGCATATTCTTAATGAATTTCCAATAAGAAATACAAATGATTTAAAAACGATGGagcgaaaattaaaaaaagatgaaacttTTTATTCTGCAGTG gtTGACGCTTTACATTCAGAAATTAAAGGAGCATCTATTCAAAAAGTGGTAAATTCCGTGCTCCGGATTATTTTAGATGATAAAATGGCAAGTTCTTTTAATTGGAAAGGTCAACGAGGaacaaaactaaaattatcAAATCGCCGGATAAGCAAGTTAATGATTg CAGTTGGTAAGGAATTTCCATCAATAAACGAAACCATATTTGGTAGAAAAGCAGGACCTTGGCTGGCCCAAGCCACTTTTCGTATAAAAAA CAGACACACGTTTAAAGAAGCTCCAGATGACAATAGCTCCGAGAGTAATTCTTCCAAGAGTAATTCCTCCAAGAGTGATGTAAGTGAGGACGAGGATAATGAGCATcaacaataa
- the LOC105205310 gene encoding nucleolar complex protein 3 homolog yields the protein MKFSFTQTRMTAFVKRINTLALQSQHNATLGTDIIKQVMQLGKAAYVLLDTDCANGGHYQSEIEGPDYCNTHCTTLYELVALQRHYHSVVRQFAKNIAYTTPMSGEGSSATEIAKLSPEELYTEYDPAGVAFKPVVPIPKMLLVKKVLVNYNLSDADDRKMGTSPKKKAICKRLKL from the exons ATGAAATTCTCATTCACGCAGACGCGAATGACAGcttttgtaaaaagaataaatacacTAGCATTGCAATCGCAGCATAATGCGACTTTAGGAACTGATATTATTAAACAAGTGATGCAACTTGGGAAAGCGGCTTATGTTTTATTAGATACCGATTGCGCCAATGGAGGTCATTACCAGAGCGAAATTGAAGGACCAGATTATTGCAACACTCACTGCACCACATTGTATGAGCTTGTTGCTTTACAG CGTCACTATCACAGTGTAGTAAGGcaatttgctaaaaatatagCGTATACTACACCTATGAGCGGCGAAGGTAGTTCGGCAACTGAAATTGCAAAATT atcaCCAGAAGAGCTCTATACGGAATATGATCCTGCGGGTGTAGCATTTAAGCCTGTTGTACCTATTCCAAAGATGTTGCTCGTTAAAAAAGTActagttaattataatttgagcGATGCTGACGATAGGAAGATGGGAACCTCACCGAAGAAAAAAGCAATATGTAAAAGACTGAAgctgtga
- the LOC113005939 gene encoding uncharacterized protein LOC113005939 yields MCSGIIMLLEDSKNDIIKRLKSLKRLSSIPERLMITASSGGTSSDEIIDDSLTMNSKASSKNTQEKNSDLEKILTAKLYKLTQSTMKDVDENQSQFISPNKEREHINVRRKADRAKLSGSDCWECEKYYKNLSLSKDELQKRKNKCSRHRRKYERPITPEGFWNPEFPDTQSSERVGKCIEPVLEKGCSNSKITNEEHDPLQTSTCETTTDVVNDVDNHDVDNDDIDNHLSELKEKVSLLREQKSKLQSRIKELHEYNNNLEGERKEMKKKLEKVTSELTNVRKLNERLQTALIDKTNECETTLKTVLTSNINMQYENNFPPIGTRQSTSGMIHIGRNEWMSEIHYNRVLNSSKTPRQFASNIILANFDDELLMTSTVTGYTTAQRGKKKKCNKLDEKKLRACEDAYKHCINNVYKTKFADTPDKDNSMREMSKFYYYVGKNLLI; encoded by the exons ATGTGCTCAGGAATAATTATGCTATTAGAAG actcgaaaaatgatattataaagCGACTGAAAAGTTTGAAAAGGTTGTCTAGTATTCCGGAACGCTTGATGATAACAGCATCAAGTGGTGGCACATCGTCTGATGAAATCATTGATGATTCACTGACAATGAATAGTAAGGCATCTTCGAAAAATACACAAGAAAAGAATTcc gatttggaaaaaatattaacagcAAAACTGTATAAGTTGACGCAGTCTACAATGAAAGATGTCGATGAAAAT CAATCTCAGTTTATAAGTCCCAACAAGGAGAGAGAGCATATTAATGTACGACGCAAAGCTGACAGAGCAAAATTGAGTGGTTCGGATTGCTGGGAATGTGAAaag TATTACAAGAATTTGTCGCTGTCAAAAGACGAACTgcagaagagaaaaaataaatgctCACGACATCGACGAAAGTACGAAAGGCCAATAACACCAGAAG GATTTTGGAATCCCGAATTTCCTGACACACAGTCGTCGGAACGAGTTGGAAAATGTATAGAACCAGTACTAGAAAAGGGTTGCAGTAATTCGAAG ATTACAAATGAAGAACACGACCCATTACAA ACTTCTACATGTGAAACAACCACCGATGTAGTCAATGATGTAGACAACCATGATGTAGACAACGATGATATAGACAACCATCTTTCAGAg ttaaaagaaaaagtatcgtTACTTCGTGAACAAAAGTCGAAATTACAATCACGGATTAAGGAATTACACGAATATAACAACAATTTAGAGGGTGAAcgcaaagaaatgaaaaaaaagctgGAGAAAGTAACGTCTGAGTTGACAAATGTAAGAAAGTTAAACGAACGACTGCAAACAGCGTTAATCGATAAAACTAACGAATGCGAAA caACATTGAAAACTGTATTGACTTCCAATATCAACATGCAGtacgaaaataattttccaccAATTGGGACAAGACAGTCTACTAGTGGGATG ATTCACATTGGGCGAAACGAGTGGATGAGTGAAATCCACTATAACAGAGTGTTGAACTCGTCGAAAACTCCTCGCCAATTTGCAAGTAATATTATTCTTGCTAATTTCGATGATGAATTGCTCATGACTAGCACCGTTACAGGATACACTACTGCACAACgcggtaaaaaaaagaaatgcaataAACTGGATGAAAAGAAATTGAGAGCTTGTGAAG aTGCATACAAGCATTGTATAAACAACGTGTACAAAACCAAATTTGCCGATACTCCTGACAAAGATAATTCTATGAGAGAAATgtctaaattttattactatgtGGGAAAAAACTTGctgatttaa